A window of the Malaclemys terrapin pileata isolate rMalTer1 chromosome 6, rMalTer1.hap1, whole genome shotgun sequence genome harbors these coding sequences:
- the HEXB gene encoding beta-hexosaminidase subunit beta has translation MMQGQRRAMEPARLFLGLLAVSAALAASSLHQRPPQPELLLEEEEPELGESPSGSLWPLPRSLRILPGQLQLAPTRFQLVHGPGSTAGPGCALLQDAFRRYYEYIFGYSKWQNRGQRPLPTGTELFQLQVIIGSKDSECDNYPTISSNEAYQLSVTQPVAVLRAEKVWGALRGLETFSQLVYEDDYGSFLINESEITDYPRFAHRGILLDTSRHFLPLKSILTNLDAMAFNKFNVLHWHIVDDHSFPYQSVTFPDLSGKGSYSYDHIYTPTDVRLVIDYARLRGIRVIPEFDSPGHTQSWGKGQKDLLTPCFNGEHRSGSYGPVNPILNTTYHFMTDLFKEISSVFPDAYIHLGGDEVDFTCWKSNPDVTEFMKQQGFGIDYAKLESYYIQKILDIVSSTNKGYIVWQEVFDTGVKIKPDTIVEVWIGTLYTAELSRVTGAGFTTILAAPWYLDYISYGQDWKKYYSVEPLNFPGCEKQKKLVIGGEACLWGEFVDATNLTPRLWPRASAVGERLWSSKNVTNIGDAYNRLVKHRCRMLRRGIAAEPLFVGYCDHEYRGL, from the exons ATGATGCAGGGACAGCGCCGAGCTATGGAGCCAGCCCGGCTGTTCCTGGGGCTCCTGGCCGTCTCCGCGGCGCTGGCCGCCTCCAGCCTCCACCAACGCCCCCCGCAGCCCGAGCtcctgctggaggaggaggagccggaGCTGGGCGAGTCCCCCTCCGGCTCTCTCTGGCCTCTGCCCCGCTCGCTCCGCATCCTCCCGGGCCAGCTCCAGCTAGCCCCGACCCGCTTCCAGCTAGTGCACGGCCCGGGCTCCACGGCGGGGCCCGGCTGCGCCCTCCTGCAGGACGCCTTCCGCAG GTATTACGAGTACATCTTTGGTTATTCCAAATGGCAAAATCGGGGTCAAAGACCGCTTCCCACTGGCACAGAGTTATTTCAGCTTCAAGTCATAATTGGTTCCAAAGACTCCGAGTGTGACAATTATCCCACCATCTCGTCGAATGAGGCTT ATCAGTTAAGTGTAACACAACCTGTGGCAGTACTGAGGGCAGAAAAGGTCTGGGGTGCATTAAGAG GTTTGGAAACCTTCAGCCAGTTGGTCTATGAAGATGACTATGGGAGT TTCCTTATCAATGAATCAGAAATCACTGACTACCCAAGATTTGCTCACAGAGGAATCTTACTTGATACATCAAGACACTTTCTACCCCTCAAAAGTATTCTTACAAACCTG GATGCCATGGCTTTTAACAAGTTTAACGTTCTTCACTGGCACATAGTAGATGACCATTCATTCCCTTACCAGAGCGTCACTTTCCCTGACTTGAGTGGCAAG GGCTCTTATTCCTATGATCACATCTATACTCCGACTGATGTCCGTCTGGTGATTGACTATGCTCGGTTAAGAGGCATTAGGGTTATCCCAGAGTTTGATAGCCCAGGACATACACAATCTTGGGGGAAAG GTCAAAAAGACCTTCTCACACCATGTTTCAATGGAGAGCACCGGAGTGGTTCTTACGGACCTGTAAACCCCATTTTGAATACAACTTATCATTTCATGACTGACCTCTTCAAAGAAATTAGCAGTGTATTTCCTGATGCCTACATCCACTTGGGAGGAGATGAAGTGGACTTCACTTGTTG GAAATCTAACCCTGACGTGACAGAGTTTATGAAGCAGCAAGGATTTGGCATTGACTATGCTAAACTGGAATCTTACTATATTCAGAA aaTCTTGGATATTGTTTCCTCAACTAACAAAGGATACATAGTCTGGCAGGAGGTGTTTGATACAGGAGTAAAG ATAAAACCTGACACAATAGTTGAAGTGTGGATAGGAACTTTGTATACCGCAGAACTAAGCCGTGTAACCGGAGCTGGGTTCACCACGATCCTGGCAGCCCCCTGGTACCTAGACTATATTAGTTACGGACAGGACTGGAAGAAATACTACAGCGTTGAGCCGCTCAACTTCCCTG GGTGTGAAAAGCAGAAAAAGCTGGTGATAGGTGGAGAAGCCTGCCTTTGGGGAGAATTTGTGGATGCAACTAACCTCACACCAAGATTATG GCCTCGAGCAAGTGCTGTTGGGGAGAGGCTCTGGAGCAGTAAAAACGTGACTAACATAGGGGATGCTTATAACAGACTAGTGAAGCATCGTTGTCGCATGCTCAG ACGTGGAATAGCAGCTGAACCACTGTTTGTCGGGTATTGTGATCATGAATATAGAGGCCTGTAA